The Streptosporangiales bacterium genome includes a window with the following:
- a CDS encoding amino acid racemase, with product MLTIGMLGGMSWESSAEYYRLANELVAARLGGLHSTRCVLVSVDFAEIEALQASARWDDAGVLLADAAKQLEAAGADFVVLCTNTMHKVAEQIDTAVGIPLLHLADTTGAAVRAAGLSTVGLLGTRFTMEQDFYRDRLADQGLTVLTPEPEDRTVVHDVIYEELCRGIVTETSRAAYRTVIQRLVEAGAQGVVLGCTEIELLVGQPDSPVPVFPTTRLHVAAAVEMALQTTSS from the coding sequence ATGTTGACGATCGGCATGCTGGGCGGGATGAGCTGGGAGTCCAGCGCAGAGTACTACCGGCTGGCCAACGAGCTGGTGGCCGCGCGGCTGGGCGGGTTGCACTCGACCCGATGCGTGCTGGTGTCGGTCGACTTCGCCGAGATCGAGGCATTGCAGGCCAGTGCCCGCTGGGACGACGCCGGAGTGCTGCTCGCGGACGCGGCCAAGCAACTCGAGGCGGCCGGCGCGGACTTCGTCGTGCTGTGCACGAACACGATGCACAAGGTCGCCGAGCAGATCGACACGGCGGTCGGCATTCCACTGCTGCATCTCGCCGACACCACCGGGGCCGCCGTACGCGCGGCGGGGTTGAGCACGGTCGGGTTGCTGGGCACCCGCTTCACCATGGAGCAGGACTTCTACCGTGACCGGCTCGCCGACCAGGGCCTGACCGTGCTGACCCCGGAGCCGGAAGACCGCACGGTGGTGCACGACGTGATCTACGAGGAGCTCTGCCGCGGCATCGTCACCGAGACCTCCCGAGCGGCCTACCGCACGGTGATCCAACGGCTGGTCGAGGCAGGAGCGCAAGGCGTAGTCCTCGGCTGCACCGAGATAGAACTCCTCGTCGGCCAACCGGACAGCCCGGTCCCCGTGTTCCCGACCACCCGCCTCCACGTAGCAGCCGCGGTAGAAATGGCCCTTCAGACGACGTCGAGCTGA
- a CDS encoding proline--tRNA ligase: MTSQSKDFSAWYNEVVFKAELVDRAPVRGTMVIRPYGYRIWELLQADMDRRIKETGHVNAYFPLLIPESYLKREAEHVEGFAPELAVVTHAGGKELEEPLVVRPTSETVIGEMMARWISSHRDLPLLLNQWANVVRWEMRPRMFLRTTEFLWQEGHTAHVDEADAMRETLLSLDLYTRVCTEVAAMPVIAGEKTAGERFPGARRTYTVEAMMRDGRALQAGTSHYMGTNFADVFDIRYTADSGELRPCHTTSWGMTTRMIGGVIMTHGDDKGLVLPPALAPYQVVIVPIGRGEQVLRTAGELAGRLREAGIRTYVDDRPQLSPGYKFHDWEVRGVPIRLELGPRDLAAGTALMATRLGDGKTPVSLETAPTRLGAELTAFQDLLLRRATEFRDQRTAAVDTWQEFAETVATGWARALHCGRQACEDDIKTATAATPRVIPADAESAEGPCVRCGQPSAYGKRLVFGRAY; the protein is encoded by the coding sequence CTGACCTCGCAGAGCAAGGACTTCTCCGCCTGGTACAACGAGGTCGTCTTCAAGGCGGAGCTGGTCGACCGTGCCCCGGTGCGGGGCACCATGGTGATCCGTCCCTACGGGTACCGCATCTGGGAACTGCTGCAGGCCGACATGGACCGGCGGATCAAGGAGACCGGTCACGTCAACGCGTACTTCCCGCTGCTGATCCCGGAGAGCTACCTCAAGCGCGAGGCCGAGCACGTCGAGGGGTTCGCGCCCGAGCTCGCCGTCGTGACGCATGCAGGGGGCAAGGAGCTCGAGGAGCCGCTCGTCGTCCGGCCGACCTCGGAGACCGTCATCGGCGAGATGATGGCGAGGTGGATCAGCTCGCACCGGGATCTGCCGCTGTTGCTCAACCAGTGGGCGAACGTGGTGCGGTGGGAGATGCGGCCGCGGATGTTCCTGCGCACCACGGAGTTCCTGTGGCAGGAGGGGCACACGGCGCACGTCGACGAGGCGGACGCCATGCGGGAGACCCTGCTCTCGCTCGACCTCTACACCCGGGTGTGCACGGAGGTTGCCGCCATGCCGGTGATCGCCGGCGAGAAGACGGCCGGCGAACGGTTCCCAGGTGCCAGGCGGACGTACACGGTCGAGGCGATGATGCGTGACGGGCGGGCACTGCAGGCCGGCACGTCGCACTACATGGGCACGAACTTCGCCGACGTCTTCGACATCAGGTACACGGCGGACAGCGGCGAGCTGCGGCCGTGCCACACGACCTCGTGGGGCATGACGACCCGCATGATCGGCGGCGTGATCATGACGCACGGCGACGACAAGGGGCTCGTCCTGCCGCCGGCGCTCGCCCCGTACCAGGTGGTGATCGTCCCGATCGGCCGCGGCGAGCAGGTGCTGCGGACCGCCGGGGAGCTGGCCGGCCGGCTGCGCGAGGCAGGCATCCGTACGTATGTGGACGACCGGCCGCAGCTCTCGCCCGGCTACAAGTTCCACGACTGGGAGGTGCGCGGCGTACCGATCCGGCTGGAGCTCGGACCGCGGGACCTGGCGGCAGGCACCGCGCTGATGGCCACCCGGCTCGGCGACGGGAAGACGCCGGTCTCGTTGGAGACGGCGCCGACCCGGCTGGGCGCCGAGCTGACCGCCTTCCAGGACCTGTTGCTGCGGCGCGCCACCGAGTTCCGCGACCAGCGAACCGCCGCGGTGGACACCTGGCAGGAGTTCGCCGAGACGGTCGCGACCGGCTGGGCCCGCGCGTTGCACTGCGGCAGGCAAGCGTGCGAGGACGACATCAAGACCGCCACGGCCGCCACCCCACGCGTCATCCCGGCCGACGCCGAGAGTGCGGAAGGCCCGTGCGTCCGCTGCGGCCAACCATCCGCGTACGGCAAACGACTCGTCTTCGGCCGCGCGTACTGA
- a CDS encoding helix-turn-helix domain-containing protein, translating to MTRDVPPSGSARNLVRAFGLLDILADSPEGHTLAELAGAAELPEATVHRLLSVLADLHVVRVGSGGRWRVGRRCLELGAAYLDSIEIRSEARDLMQRLTDETGETCALGVLDDDRVVYVEKIDSPHAVRMHSAIGRSNPAATSALGRAILAWSADAVVQRVLASGIPSRTENTVTDVADLWAELARCRRRRYSVDDAENEPGIRGVGAPVLDYRGHPVAALSVAGPEQRVPRRRLPNLGAATASAATELSARLGYSPRVHQTVTGEPAH from the coding sequence ATGACGCGAGACGTGCCACCATCGGGTTCCGCACGCAACCTCGTCCGCGCGTTCGGCCTACTCGACATCCTGGCCGACTCACCCGAGGGCCACACCCTGGCAGAGCTGGCCGGTGCCGCCGAGCTGCCCGAGGCGACCGTGCACCGGCTGCTCTCGGTGCTCGCGGACCTGCACGTCGTCAGGGTCGGCAGCGGCGGGCGGTGGCGGGTCGGGCGGCGCTGCCTCGAGCTCGGCGCCGCGTACCTCGACTCGATCGAGATCAGGTCCGAGGCACGCGACCTGATGCAGCGACTCACCGACGAGACCGGCGAGACGTGTGCGCTCGGCGTGCTCGACGACGACCGCGTGGTCTACGTGGAGAAGATCGACAGCCCGCACGCGGTGCGCATGCACTCGGCAATCGGCAGGAGCAACCCGGCCGCGACGAGTGCGCTCGGCCGAGCGATCCTCGCCTGGTCGGCCGACGCCGTCGTCCAGCGCGTGCTCGCGTCCGGCATCCCGTCGCGCACCGAGAACACGGTGACGGACGTCGCCGACCTGTGGGCCGAGCTCGCGCGCTGCCGGCGCCGCCGCTACAGCGTCGACGACGCGGAGAACGAGCCCGGCATCCGCGGCGTCGGCGCCCCGGTCCTCGACTACCGCGGCCACCCGGTAGCCGCGCTGTCGGTCGCCGGCCCCGAACAGCGCGTCCCCAGACGGCGGCTGCCGAACCTCGGCGCCGCAACGGCGTCCGCGGCCACCGAACTCTCAGCACGCCTCGGCTACTCCCCCCGCGTCCACCAAACCGTCACCGGAGAACCAGCCCACTGA
- a CDS encoding DUF4041 domain-containing protein: protein MPASRRATFRPSSPSAKTVLRKDREQGGPCFGASLVCGVIVVELRFNPPPNWPAPPPGWTPPPGWQPHPAWGPPPVGWQLWVMPDGTSVLPAGPAMPPNDASIPRFGARSKAKELAEEAESLRMEVARLRAELERLGALDAVELGQRRDQLNSEIAAQHARLEAQAREAAAMGQEELRLLVKQRNQVAQRLAELQQEVVVTEEMALLQEVGVYEYRHPLDDAVSYQAELSRLKDAIRTATHRDGGAVRATTSWTVNGSLTEGRKMVRGFSKLLLRAYKAEADNLVRGLKPYKLESAIDRLTKVAVSIAKLGSTMDIAIAEPYHQLRIKELELTADHAERLAEEKEREREEKTRLREERQAQLEFERERAKLEKEQAHYENAMRALLAKNDDVGAAVLREHLDEIAVAIQDVDYRAANVRAGYVYVISNVGAFGEGVVKVGMTRRLDPLDRVRELGDASVPFKFDVHALFFSEDAVGLESQMHQRLESKRVNLVNRRREFFYVTPAEVRDDLAALSGDLLEFQDIPEALEYHQSENERSTSGRVSGLVLR from the coding sequence ATGCCTGCCTCACGTAGGGCCACATTCCGGCCGTCGTCACCCTCGGCGAAGACCGTGCTCAGGAAGGACCGCGAGCAGGGCGGCCCTTGCTTCGGTGCCAGTCTCGTGTGCGGAGTGATCGTCGTGGAGTTGCGGTTCAACCCGCCGCCGAACTGGCCGGCGCCGCCGCCTGGCTGGACGCCGCCGCCAGGTTGGCAGCCGCACCCTGCTTGGGGTCCTCCACCTGTCGGATGGCAGTTGTGGGTCATGCCTGACGGCACCTCGGTCCTGCCAGCAGGCCCGGCGATGCCTCCCAACGATGCGTCCATCCCGCGGTTCGGTGCGCGGTCCAAGGCCAAGGAGCTGGCCGAGGAAGCTGAGTCATTGCGGATGGAGGTTGCTCGGCTCCGAGCCGAGCTGGAGCGACTCGGAGCGCTCGATGCCGTCGAGTTGGGGCAACGGCGCGATCAGCTCAACTCCGAGATCGCTGCGCAGCATGCCCGCCTGGAGGCGCAGGCGAGGGAGGCGGCTGCCATGGGCCAGGAGGAGTTGCGCCTTCTGGTGAAGCAGAGGAACCAGGTTGCTCAGCGTCTGGCCGAGCTTCAGCAGGAGGTGGTGGTCACAGAGGAAATGGCGTTGCTCCAGGAAGTCGGGGTCTACGAGTACCGGCATCCGCTCGATGACGCTGTTTCCTATCAGGCCGAACTGTCGCGGTTGAAGGATGCGATACGAACCGCGACGCACAGGGACGGCGGAGCCGTACGCGCTACCACTAGCTGGACCGTGAACGGCTCGCTCACTGAGGGCAGGAAGATGGTGCGCGGCTTCTCCAAGCTCTTGCTACGCGCGTACAAGGCAGAGGCGGATAACCTCGTGCGTGGGCTCAAACCGTACAAGCTGGAGTCTGCGATCGATCGCCTGACCAAGGTTGCGGTCAGTATTGCAAAGCTCGGTTCCACCATGGACATCGCCATTGCCGAGCCGTACCACCAGCTGAGGATCAAAGAGTTGGAACTCACTGCCGATCACGCGGAGAGGCTCGCAGAGGAGAAGGAACGCGAACGCGAGGAGAAGACCCGGCTTCGCGAGGAACGCCAGGCGCAGCTCGAGTTCGAGCGGGAACGGGCGAAGCTCGAGAAGGAGCAAGCTCACTACGAGAATGCGATGCGCGCCCTACTGGCCAAGAATGACGACGTGGGTGCCGCGGTACTCCGGGAACACCTCGACGAGATCGCTGTAGCGATCCAGGACGTCGACTATCGAGCGGCGAACGTCCGAGCCGGATACGTCTATGTGATCTCGAACGTCGGGGCGTTTGGCGAGGGCGTGGTAAAGGTCGGCATGACTCGAAGGCTCGATCCGCTCGACCGCGTGCGTGAGCTCGGTGATGCGTCGGTTCCGTTCAAGTTCGACGTGCATGCTCTGTTCTTCTCCGAGGACGCCGTAGGCCTGGAGTCTCAGATGCATCAACGGCTCGAGAGCAAACGGGTGAACCTGGTGAATCGTCGCCGCGAGTTCTTCTACGTCACCCCCGCCGAGGTCCGGGACGACCTGGCAGCACTCAGCGGCGACCTCCTCGAATTCCAGGACATTCCTGAGGCCCTGGAGTACCACCAGAGCGAGAATGAACGCAGCACGAGCGGCCGGGTCAGTGGGCTGGTTCTCCGGTGA
- a CDS encoding sulfotransferase family protein, with protein MALRVIGAGLPRTGTTSLQAALPRLAGGPCYHMVELGEHPEHLDFWARAGDGVNGDELRAFFADYAAAVDFPASMYWRELAEAFPDAPVLLSKRDSPQAWWRSMDNTILPNVRKALAGELEVSEAAPFARMMRRGFTVFARIANDEQAAVDYYEEHLAEVRAVIAEDRLVEWQPGDGWQPLADMLGVPVPDEEFPHANSADDFATVAGRIHTALTEHAENG; from the coding sequence GTGGCGTTGCGGGTGATCGGGGCTGGGCTGCCCAGGACGGGGACGACGTCGTTGCAGGCGGCGTTGCCGCGGTTGGCTGGTGGGCCGTGCTACCACATGGTCGAGCTGGGCGAGCATCCCGAGCACCTGGATTTCTGGGCCCGTGCGGGCGACGGTGTCAACGGTGACGAGTTGCGTGCGTTCTTCGCCGACTACGCGGCCGCCGTGGACTTTCCCGCGTCGATGTACTGGCGGGAGCTTGCCGAGGCGTTTCCCGACGCGCCGGTCCTGCTGTCCAAGCGGGACTCGCCGCAGGCGTGGTGGCGGAGTATGGACAACACGATCCTGCCGAACGTAAGGAAGGCGCTGGCCGGCGAGCTGGAGGTGTCGGAGGCGGCACCGTTCGCGCGGATGATGCGCCGCGGCTTCACGGTGTTCGCCAGGATCGCCAACGACGAGCAGGCCGCCGTCGACTACTACGAAGAGCACCTCGCCGAGGTGCGCGCCGTGATAGCAGAGGACCGGCTGGTGGAATGGCAACCGGGCGACGGCTGGCAGCCGCTCGCCGACATGCTCGGCGTGCCCGTGCCGGACGAGGAGTTCCCACACGCCAACAGCGCGGACGACTTCGCAACCGTAGCCGGGCGCATCCACACCGCCCTCACCGAACACGCCGAGAACGGCTAG
- a CDS encoding extracellular solute-binding protein, whose protein sequence is MELTFWTFVDAHAEFMKAQAKEFNKATKGPSITVKSTVYDYDQMHQKLLAAIQSGVGAPDVVDIEIAKFGSFTRGEIQLHDLTKIVDKHRKNLVETRLAPYQFDAKQYGVDYHLGSYVMYYNTDILKAANVDPDSIESWDDFIAAGKTVKKKTGRWMTTVESQNRLTLLGLMLQNGGGIYDKNNKLILDSQANIDAVQLGADMVHKHGIATTPPGGAHSLPAYYKALNAGKYACVWYPQWYMIRFKDFMPETKGKILVRPMPSFSDGGAVSTMGGGTGTAITKHIDEEKLDVAMDFIEFAKLTHDAQVKIWTELGFDPYREDVYDDPALGKADPWFSDEPVMKDLAKMFDRLTPEYTGSRYPEAVQLVNETVAFNVIKKGATVNDELSSAVETIERKS, encoded by the coding sequence GTGGAGCTCACCTTCTGGACCTTCGTCGACGCCCATGCCGAGTTCATGAAGGCGCAGGCGAAGGAGTTCAACAAGGCCACCAAGGGCCCATCGATCACCGTCAAATCGACGGTGTACGACTACGACCAGATGCACCAGAAGCTGCTCGCTGCGATCCAGTCAGGCGTGGGCGCCCCGGACGTCGTCGACATCGAGATCGCGAAGTTCGGCAGCTTCACCCGCGGTGAGATCCAGCTCCACGACCTGACCAAGATTGTCGACAAGCACCGGAAGAACCTCGTCGAGACCCGCCTCGCCCCGTACCAGTTCGACGCAAAGCAGTACGGCGTCGACTATCATCTCGGTTCCTACGTCATGTACTACAACACCGACATTCTCAAGGCCGCCAACGTCGACCCGGACAGTATCGAGAGCTGGGACGACTTCATCGCGGCCGGCAAGACGGTGAAGAAGAAGACCGGCAGATGGATGACCACGGTCGAGTCGCAGAACAGGCTTACGCTTCTCGGCCTCATGCTGCAGAACGGTGGCGGCATCTACGACAAGAACAACAAGCTCATCCTCGACAGCCAAGCCAACATCGACGCCGTCCAACTGGGCGCCGACATGGTGCACAAGCACGGCATCGCAACCACTCCTCCCGGCGGCGCCCACTCCCTACCGGCGTATTACAAGGCGCTCAACGCCGGCAAGTATGCCTGCGTCTGGTACCCCCAGTGGTACATGATCCGGTTCAAGGACTTCATGCCCGAGACCAAGGGCAAGATCCTCGTCCGACCAATGCCGAGCTTCTCGGACGGCGGGGCCGTGAGCACCATGGGCGGCGGCACCGGCACGGCCATCACCAAGCACATCGACGAGGAGAAGCTCGACGTCGCGATGGACTTCATCGAGTTCGCGAAGCTCACCCACGACGCGCAGGTCAAGATCTGGACCGAGCTCGGCTTCGACCCGTACCGCGAGGACGTCTACGACGACCCAGCCCTGGGCAAGGCCGACCCCTGGTTCAGCGACGAGCCAGTAATGAAGGACCTCGCGAAGATGTTCGACCGGCTGACTCCCGAGTACACCGGATCGAGGTACCCGGAAGCAGTGCAGTTGGTCAACGAGACGGTGGCGTTCAACGTCATCAAGAAGGGCGCGACCGTCAACGACGAGCTGTCAAGCGCGGTCGAGACCATCGAACGCAAGAGCTGA
- a CDS encoding transglycosylase SLT domain-containing protein has protein sequence MEVVSRQRRRAGRDVSRRVVALALGVCLVTSCGGGDPEGETEPTRSASGAPTSSGDGGRTRSPDSQSTASGLPTMPATGDAATLARQIGRAAAILRDRDAQAGDVRRAAEFQQLAVHTLAAASGGFRREVTDRLPPGTARVTRSDVRAARSLRTLTDPARTLPRWRIVAAPPATELLGYYREAQRRTDVPWTYLAAIHLVETRMGRIRGTSTAGARGPMQFIPSTWKLYGAGGDINDPRDAILAAGRLLEDNGAPDDMAAALRAYNPSDDYVRAVTEHARTMQRSASAYHGYWHWRVLYRHTRGTYVLPVGYPDERPVRLPED, from the coding sequence ATGGAGGTCGTCAGCCGTCAGCGACGCCGTGCCGGCCGCGACGTGAGTCGACGGGTGGTGGCGCTCGCGCTCGGGGTTTGCCTGGTTACGTCCTGCGGCGGCGGGGACCCGGAGGGCGAGACCGAGCCGACCCGCTCGGCGAGCGGGGCACCGACGTCGTCAGGGGACGGCGGGCGGACACGGTCTCCGGACTCGCAGTCCACCGCCAGCGGGCTGCCGACGATGCCGGCGACCGGCGATGCGGCCACACTCGCCCGCCAGATCGGTCGTGCTGCGGCGATCTTGCGGGATCGAGATGCCCAGGCGGGCGACGTACGTCGGGCGGCGGAGTTCCAGCAGCTGGCCGTACACACCCTGGCCGCGGCGTCCGGCGGGTTTCGCAGGGAGGTGACGGACCGGCTGCCTCCAGGGACGGCGCGGGTCACCCGGAGCGACGTCAGAGCAGCCAGGTCGCTTCGCACACTGACCGACCCGGCGCGGACGCTGCCGCGCTGGCGCATCGTCGCCGCACCTCCCGCGACGGAGCTCCTCGGCTACTACCGGGAGGCGCAACGGCGTACGGACGTGCCGTGGACGTACCTGGCGGCGATCCATCTGGTCGAGACGCGGATGGGCCGCATCCGCGGCACGAGCACCGCCGGGGCACGCGGACCCATGCAGTTCATCCCGTCGACCTGGAAGTTGTACGGGGCCGGTGGTGACATCAACGACCCACGGGACGCGATCCTCGCCGCCGGCCGCCTCCTCGAGGACAACGGCGCACCCGACGACATGGCCGCCGCGCTACGGGCGTACAACCCGTCAGACGACTACGTGCGTGCGGTCACCGAGCACGCCCGTACGATGCAACGATCGGCGTCTGCCTACCACGGCTACTGGCACTGGCGCGTGTTGTACCGCCACACGCGGGGCACCTACGTGCTGCCCGTCGGCTACCCGGACGAACGCCCCGTACGGCTGCCGGAAGACTAG
- a CDS encoding cupin domain-containing protein: MTDEHGHDAFHRRLHHIAPTRLRSDTAQTSGMRRVEAISGESVGSQNLWMGQTHVPAHTNSGNHHHGHSETAIYVVSGHPVFVFLDEHTGEETRLTTAPGDYVFVPPYVPHREENPDAAEEAIVVIARTTQEAIVVNLDDLRRI, encoded by the coding sequence ATGACAGACGAGCACGGCCACGATGCGTTCCACCGGCGGCTGCACCACATCGCTCCCACCCGGTTGCGTTCGGACACCGCTCAGACGTCGGGGATGCGCAGGGTCGAGGCGATCAGCGGCGAATCGGTCGGCTCGCAGAACCTCTGGATGGGGCAGACCCACGTACCCGCACACACCAACTCGGGCAACCACCATCACGGTCACTCGGAGACCGCCATCTACGTCGTCAGCGGCCACCCCGTCTTCGTCTTCCTCGACGAGCACACCGGCGAGGAGACCAGGCTGACGACCGCACCAGGCGACTACGTGTTCGTGCCGCCCTATGTGCCGCACCGCGAGGAGAACCCGGACGCCGCCGAAGAAGCGATCGTCGTCATCGCCCGGACCACCCAGGAGGCGATCGTCGTCAACCTCGACGACCTCAGGCGCATCTGA
- a CDS encoding ABC transporter permease subunit produces MSRPMRIRTRERSAARPRILPDWFVPTVLVAAVSMLFLVPFYWLLVSSARPADRILADSDKFLPTEVTPENYANLFAETAFLNWFGNSVILAVGTTLGSLIVVTMAAYPLARFRFRFRNAIFVSILSSQMVPFHLLLIPLFILMVNLKMIDTYLGVIFPLLAHPFGLFFMRQYMLSIPQDVLDAARVDGVSEYGIFFRIVVPMVKPALGTLAILFSLESWNDLLWPLIVMRSEQNFPLSVGIASMVGLYRPRWDLVLTASVLATVPIVLLFISMRNAFLKGLGQLGIGGR; encoded by the coding sequence GTGAGCAGGCCCATGAGGATACGAACCCGGGAGCGGAGCGCGGCCAGGCCAAGGATTCTACCTGACTGGTTCGTACCGACCGTACTGGTCGCAGCGGTCTCCATGCTGTTCCTCGTCCCGTTCTACTGGCTGCTCGTCAGCTCGGCACGTCCTGCGGACAGGATTCTCGCCGACTCGGACAAGTTCCTCCCCACGGAAGTAACGCCCGAGAACTATGCGAATCTCTTCGCGGAGACGGCGTTCTTGAACTGGTTCGGCAACTCCGTGATCCTCGCTGTCGGGACGACACTGGGATCGTTGATCGTCGTCACGATGGCGGCATATCCGTTGGCACGGTTCAGGTTCAGGTTCCGGAACGCCATCTTCGTCTCGATCTTGTCCTCCCAGATGGTGCCGTTCCACCTGCTGTTGATCCCGCTGTTCATCCTGATGGTCAACCTGAAGATGATCGACACCTACTTGGGAGTGATCTTTCCGCTGCTCGCGCACCCCTTCGGGCTCTTCTTCATGCGCCAGTACATGCTCAGCATCCCGCAGGACGTGCTCGACGCCGCTCGTGTCGACGGAGTTTCCGAATACGGCATCTTCTTCCGCATCGTGGTGCCCATGGTGAAGCCAGCCCTCGGAACCCTTGCCATCCTGTTCTCGCTCGAGTCGTGGAACGACCTGCTCTGGCCGCTCATTGTGATGCGTAGTGAGCAGAACTTCCCGCTTTCGGTGGGCATTGCATCGATGGTCGGCCTCTACCGCCCTCGCTGGGACCTCGTCCTGACCGCCTCGGTGCTCGCCACCGTGCCGATCGTCTTGTTGTTCATCTCCATGCGGAACGCCTTCCTCAAGGGCCTCGGGCAGCTCGGTATCGGCGGAAGGTAG
- a CDS encoding zinc-binding dehydrogenase, whose translation MERPDTARRGRARRGDRGRRRARWRHVRRARGHRRLHARPAGDVPGPPGRRRAGGGEGVVTATPTRAAVFRGKDAGLRIEDVLVPAPGPGEVLLRVAACGACHSDVHKLEGHGTVPVPNVLGHEIAGVVEQVGPGVDAFAPGDRVVCGFLVPCGECTDCARGRDDDCLVFRRRMQTEGVSLRGGPRFLLPDGTQVRGSGVGGLAEHTALPVTALAAAPDRVRLADAAVLGCAGLTAYGAVYRSAQLEPGETAVVIAVGGVGLCVTALAAHRGAGQVITVDLRPEALEVSKRFGATRTAHGTADDVRDAVLAATDGRGADVVFDTIGTAATLRQAVGLAGVGGRVVVSGLAGTDAPGEIDLVPFVRRRLRLVGSYAARTRRDLPALLDVVADGALDPADLISAHYPFDAAADAYAATASGGVLGRALIEIGADRV comes from the coding sequence GTGGAGCGGCCCGACACCGCTCGTCGCGGCCGCGCTCGTCGCGGCGACCGGGGGCGTCGGCGTGCTCGTTGGCGTCATGTCCGGCGCGCTCGTGGTCACCGTCGCCTGCACGCTCGGCCTGCGGGAGACGTACCGGGCCCGCCTGGACGCCGCCGAGCCGGAGGCGGTGAAGGTGTCGTGACGGCCACGCCGACGAGGGCCGCGGTGTTCCGCGGCAAGGATGCCGGGCTGCGGATCGAGGACGTACTCGTGCCTGCGCCTGGGCCGGGTGAGGTGTTGTTGCGGGTCGCCGCCTGCGGTGCCTGCCACAGCGACGTGCACAAGCTGGAGGGCCACGGCACGGTACCCGTGCCGAACGTGCTCGGGCACGAGATCGCCGGCGTGGTCGAGCAGGTCGGCCCTGGCGTCGACGCGTTCGCGCCCGGTGACCGCGTGGTGTGCGGCTTCCTCGTCCCGTGCGGCGAGTGCACCGACTGCGCACGCGGCCGCGACGACGACTGCCTGGTGTTCCGCAGGCGGATGCAGACCGAGGGCGTGAGCCTGCGCGGCGGGCCGCGCTTCCTGCTGCCGGACGGCACGCAGGTGCGTGGCTCCGGTGTCGGCGGGCTCGCCGAGCACACCGCGCTGCCGGTGACGGCCCTGGCGGCGGCGCCCGACCGCGTCCGGCTCGCGGACGCCGCCGTACTCGGCTGCGCCGGCCTCACGGCGTACGGCGCCGTCTACCGGTCCGCGCAGCTCGAACCGGGGGAGACCGCCGTGGTTATCGCGGTCGGCGGTGTCGGGTTGTGCGTCACCGCGCTTGCCGCGCACCGGGGCGCGGGCCAGGTGATCACCGTCGACCTGCGGCCCGAGGCGCTCGAGGTGTCGAAGCGGTTCGGCGCGACGCGTACGGCGCACGGCACGGCGGACGACGTACGCGACGCCGTGCTCGCCGCCACCGACGGCCGGGGCGCCGACGTGGTGTTCGACACCATCGGCACCGCGGCGACGCTGCGGCAGGCGGTCGGGCTCGCCGGCGTCGGCGGGCGGGTCGTCGTGTCCGGCCTCGCCGGCACCGACGCGCCGGGCGAGATCGACCTGGTGCCGTTCGTCCGGCGGCGGCTGCGGCTCGTCGGCAGCTACGCAGCACGTACGAGGCGCGACCTGCCGGCGTTGCTCGACGTCGTCGCGGACGGTGCGCTCGACCCGGCCGACCTCATCTCCGCGCACTACCCGTTCGATGCAGCGGCCGACGCGTACGCGGCGACGGCGTCCGGCGGTGTCCTCGGCCGCGCGCTGATCGAGATCGGCGCCGACCGGGTGTGA